In Halobacterium noricense, the genomic stretch GACTACGGGGACTACATGAATCGCCGGCTTCACGGCTGGGGATTCGCGAAACTCCACGCCCAGATCACGTACAAAGCCGTAGAAAGGGGGATCCCCGTTGCAACAGTCGATCCGCGGAATACCTCCCAAGAGTGCCATGCGTGCGGTGAGGGAGGAACCCGGCCCCAACAGGCGACGTTCAAGTGCTCCAACGACGCTTGTTGGATCGAAGAGTACCAGGCAGACATCAACGCCGCACTCAACATCGCAGATCGCTACCTCAGCGGAGAGAGTCGTTCCAGAGAACACGAGAACGACGATGACTCGGCTGAGGATGGGGCCTCGTTGACCGGGCCACAAGACAGCCAGGCCGATGCTGAAACCCAGCAGGCGACGCTTGGAACGTATGCGTCTTGAAACCGTATAGCTGAGCAACCGCTCAGCTTGAAATCCCGTGGCGGGATTTCCACACCAAACTGGTGTGGGCGGAGGTCAAGGGACATCGCGCACTCTTTCCGAGCGATATACCGAGCGGTGCTTTCCAGTGGACGTCGGAGTTTTGTGAGATACTACAGGCGATGAAACAGCTGCTCAATACGTGTGCGAACTGCGAAGTTGTGGTGGCTCGGTCGTCACCACTGAACGCGGTTCTTCTTACGTGATATCTGTCCCTAACACGTCGAAACTCCGCGGTAACTCCGAGTACGGGTCAAGGTGTTTGATTGAAATCGCCGGGTTCCGAATCGCTTCAGCACCCGATTCGTTCCGTTGTTTCAAATGCAAGGATACTGTGACGGCTGTCACTCGACGGGTCGATGCGAGCTGCCGGCCAACTTCGGTACGAATGTCGTCAACGAGCTCCTCGGCGACGTCAGCCCCGAACGGCGCGTCAATATGCAGGATATTCGGGTGTTCCTTCCCGAATTTCCGACGCGCCTTATCTACTTGCCCGGCGACGCGAGACACCCGGTTTCTCTCGAAACGCGACGGCACACAAGAGAATTTCAAGCCCGTGAACAAAGTCCGGGCAGGCGTGTCAATTAAATCTGCGTTGAAACACGATTCGACATCATTCACACCGAGATCGTCCCCGACGGCCATCTTCACGAGTGGTTGCAGGTACGTTTCATACACCTCATCATGCTTCGCAAGCGCATCCTGCCCAGTATCGATCACCCACACCCCTTCCTCGTGCCGTTTTTCGATGTTAAACACCGTCACGGTTCCGAATGGCAACGATACTGATACCGACCCGTTCCGTACACGCTCCGGGAGATTGTCAGTTACACCGGTAAGATCGCTCATCTCCGGCTCAGACGAGTACTCGTAGACGGCCGCGTGACCCGGGTCTAAGTGCTGGACGGTCCGGTTGTTGAGTTCATTAGCGATGCTTTTCGCTTTCTCAACTGATTCGCTCACCGCATCAACACGTTTGCATTCAACGAAAACTTTGAACGGTGTTCTAAGTAGGATATCCGGCGTTTTCGAATCGGAGCGGTCCTCGGCGAGGAACTGCACGGTGTGCCCGCGGCGGTCGTAGAAGTACCCGGTTCGGAGCTCGTACAGTGTGCGTTCATAGTGCCGTGAGTTCCGAATCCCGTCTCTGAATTGCTCTCCGAGAGTAACGTCAATTGGTTCGAACGTGGCCGGATCGACGACGGTTGCATCGGACTCGGTTAACTGTATGACACACCGACCGAGGTCGAGGAATTCCAACGTCGGCATCGATAACTCCGGGAAATGCGATTCGAATTCATCTTCGACGTACCCGAGTTCTTTCTGGGCGCGTCGATAATTCTGCACGAGTTGAGGGGCTGTTTTGTGCGAATCGGCGTCCCGGTACTTTTCGACTTGCTCCTCAAGCCAACGTTCGCCGATGAATTCGGCGGCTTTGCCAAAGCAGTCGTCTTGGGGTAATCGCTCAGGCATCAATTATAGTGTGATTGTTCTGATCATCTGTTTCGTTCATTTGTTTCAGAGTAACCCTGCCGGTGTAGTGGTTTTGGAGGTGTGTCCGATGTCTTCCCATTCTCGTCCAGAATGGAGTCAAGTCGGTGTCTCACGATGCCCGTCACCCCCAGTTTGTCACGATTTCCTAGCCGGGAAGTGAGGTTAACGTAGACAGCATACTACATAGTAGCGTTGAGTATGCAGCTAGAATCTAGTGACGACTTGTTCTATATTTCGCAAGTGGGGTGTGTTCACCAAACTCCCTGTACCTACTGATTGTGGACGAATACAGTGTGGCAAGAGGGCTGTAGCAAACCTGAGTGGTAGCACACGCTCCATTACTCTCATTGGGGGGGCAGCGAGCCTGAAGCTCAAGCACCGAATCTCGGTTGAGTCGCCGTTCGGTGGCGACGACACCGACTCCAAGTGGGCGAAACAGCTCCTCGCAGAGCTTGCCGATGGCCTCGAGGCAGAAGCCGTCAACGGCTACCTCGCCGGCGAGGATCGACCGTCGACGGTCGTCGAGCCGAAGTCCCGCGCCACCGGGCTCACCCTCGACGAGATCGTCGCTGACCATCTCGACTATCTCCACCACGAGGCGTTCTTCGTGGTGTCGACGACGTTCGAGGTGACCGCCTATCGGACGCTGTGGTTCGGGCTCCAGTACGACTCGGAGACTGTCGGACAGGGAGAGACAGTCGGACAGGGAGAGACAGTCGGGAACGGCGCGCTCGCGACGGTGCGCTGGTACGACGGCGAGCCGGTCGGCGACGGCCACCTGCAGGGCCAGTTCGCGGCCCTCAAAGACGTCGTCGGCGATATGCTCGACAAGGGCGTCTTCACGCCGTCGACGGCGAGACAGTACCTGAAACGGAAGCTGGCCGAGCGAGTTGGAGACCGCCAGGAGCTGCTCATTCCGACCTGCGAGTCGCAGGTAATCCAAGCGGACTGAGTTGACGGTGTACCACGGTGAGAGAAGCTTACCGGCCGCTACACCTCCTCCTCATCTCGAATGACCATCACCTTCACACGCCGAACGCCGTCGAAATCCCGGAGGCGGTAGGTGAGGTCACGAACCCGCTCAGCTGACCCGCGGCAGAAGAGCGACTCAAGACACCACTCCCCTTGGTGCGTGTGACTCGTGTTGAGAATCACGTCCTGGTAGTCGTGTTGGACGGCGTGGAGTTCCTGGATAACGTCGTGGTGTCGATAATCGAATCCGACGAGCGCGACGATCTCGCCGGACGTATCCTCGAGCCGAGAGTGGGCTTCGATATATTCGAGCATCGC encodes the following:
- a CDS encoding CopG family ribbon-helix-helix protein, with protein sequence MRTSFNIPDEVVAEFDRVWQDEGLENRSRAVREAMLEYIEAHSRLEDTSGEIVALVGFDYRHHDVIQELHAVQHDYQDVILNTSHTHQGEWCLESLFCRGSAERVRDLTYRLRDFDGVRRVKVMVIRDEEEV